The proteins below are encoded in one region of Triticum aestivum cultivar Chinese Spring chromosome 1B, IWGSC CS RefSeq v2.1, whole genome shotgun sequence:
- the LOC123107271 gene encoding wall-associated receptor kinase 2, which yields MSTAFLLPAVLLVAAAVAATTEATKNLVVTRGCVTSCGGVDIPYPFGIGSGCFRKGFEIECIKNSPVLAGTSIHVVHLSGDPAESLVMLPVGWQCYNTSSPDKVEASSHGETEMNKHGVYRLSNTHNMLVILGCNTMGNIGSVRTTRDVDEYSYYMGCMTFCNYSATAQDGLCASVGCCHVDIPPGLTHNYFYFRVYDHTGMMDFSPCDYAFLVDRTNYTFRRSDLLRDTNRTSPVWLDWAIRGDDDSTSLSCAEAAKATTTEYACVSNHSDCVNATNGPGYNCRCSKGYQGNAYLVNGCSNIDECADPAKYPCKGVCRDTEGSYQCTCGPGYGSDDPKTQRCTPKFPLAAQICIGTIGGTLVIAFMAFVIIIRKEKQKTKEFYEKNGGLTLEKAKVIKLFKKEELKPVLKSSNLIGKGGFGEVYKGVVDDILVAVKKPISGNVLENKQFANEVIIQSQVIHKNIVRLIGCCLEVDTPMLVYEFISKGSLHDILHRVDNKEPLNLDVRLSIVAESAHGLAYMHSQAHTKILHGDVKPANILLDDNFVPKISDFGISRLIAIDKEHTANVIGDMTYMDPVYLQTGLLTEKSDVYSFGVVILEVISRKKATHSDNNSLVTSFLECHKEKKKATELFDKEIATTGNLELLDTLAGIAVGCLNLDVDQRPSMTDVVARLLTLSRSRMV from the exons ATGTCGACGGCATTCTTGCTGCCCGCGGTGCTCCTGGTGGCAGCGGCAGTGGCAGCCACCACGGAGGCAACCAAGAACCTCGTCGTGACTCGTGGCTGCGTGACGAGCTGCGGTGGCGTGGACATCCCCTACCCCTTCGGCATCGGCAGCGGCTGCTTCCGGAAGGGCTTCGAGATAGAGTGCATCAAGAACAGCCCTGTGCTTGCCGGCACGTCCATTCACGTGGTACACCTGTCGGGGGATCCTGCAGAGTCGCTGGTGATGCTCCCTGTTGGGTGGCAGTGCTACAACACAAGCAGCCCAGACAAGGTCGAGGCCAGCAGCCATGGTGAGACGGAGATGAACAAGCATGGTGTGTACCGCCTGTCCAACACGCACAACATGCTCGTCATCCTAGGCTGCAACACCATGGGCAACATTGGGAGCGTCAGAACCACGCGTGACGTCGACGAATACTCCTACTACATGGGGTGCATGACCTTCTGCAACTACTCGGCGACCGCGCAGGACGGCCTCTGCGCCAGTGTCGGGTGTTGCCACGTTGACATCCCGCCGGGGCTCACCCACAACTACTTCTATTTCCGTGTGTACGACCACACCGGCATGATGGACTTCAGCCCATGCGACTACGCCTTCCTCGTCGACAGGACCAACTACACCTTTCGGCGCTCTGACCTCCTCAGGGACACAAACCGGACCTCACCGGTGTGGCTGGACTGGGCCATTCGCGGCGATGATGACTCTACCTCATTATCATGCGCTGAAGCGGCCAAGGCCACGACAACGGAGTATGCCTGCGTCAGCAATCACAGCGACTGTGTCAACGCCACCAATGGGCCTGGTTACAACTGCAGATGCTCCAAAGGCTACCAGGGCAACGCCTACCTTGTCAACGGCTGCAGCA ACATAGATGAATGTGCGGATCCAGCAAAGTATCCTTGCAAAGGTGTATGCAGGGACACCGAAGGATCTTACCAATGCACCTGTGGTCCAGGTTATGGGAGCGATGACCCAAAAACTCAACGCTGCACTCCAAAGTTCCCACTTGCTGCACAGATTTGCATAG GTACAATAGGTGGTACTCTTGTCATCGCATTTATGGCATTCGTCATTATTATTCGGAAAGAGAAGCAGAAGACCAAAGAGTTCTATGAGAAAAATGGTGGTCTTACCTTAGAGAAAGCTAAAGTTATAAAGCTTTTCAAAAAAGAGGAGCTCAAGCCAGTTTTAAAGAGTAGCAATTTAATTGGAAAAGGTGGCTTTGGTGAAGTTTACAAGGGGGTTGTTGATGACATACTAGTCGCAGTAAAGAAACCAATTAGTGGTAATGTGCTGGAGAACAAGCAATTTGCAAATGAAGTCATCATCCAATCCCAAGTCATCCACAAGAACATTGTTAGGCTCATAGGTTGTTGCCTAGAAGTGGATACCCCCATGCTAGTGTACGAGTTCATTTCGAAAGGAAGTTTGCACGACATTCTTCACAGGGTTGACAACAAGGAGCCTCTCAACTTGGATGTGCGTCTAAGCATTGTTGCTGAATCTGCACATGGTCTAGCTTATATGCATTCACAGGCCCATACCAAAATCCTGCACGGTGATGTTAAACCAGCAAATATACTCTTGGATGACAATTTTGTGCCAAAGATCTCAGACTTTGGCATATCAAGGTTGATTGCAATAGACAAGGAACACACTGCAAATGTCATTGGTGACATGACTTATATGGACCCAGTATACCTACAAACAGGCCTATTGACTGAAAAAAGTGATGTCTACAGTTTTGGGGTTGTCATCTTAGAGGTCATTAGCAGGAAGAAGGCCACTCATTCTGACAACAACAGCTTGGTGACGAGTTTCCTCGAGTGCCACAAAGAGAAGAAGAAAGCAACCGAGTTGTTTGATAAGGAAATTGCAACCACAGGAAATTTGGAGCTTCTTGACACACTAGCAGGGATTGCTGTGGGATGTCTCAACCTTGATGTGGATCAAAGGCCATCAATGACAGACGTTGTGGCGCGCCTTCTCACATTGAGTCGATCACGTATGGTGTAA
- the LOC123107259 gene encoding remorin, protein MDGGMRQSRVRFSGVGQEDQGSGQAMAMPPQRQRGTPFGRGEEYDAAYAATAAAVAYAIAAMEEEKLPSQQKPIPEKTASRQKRVTVHEPTAAPPPRSPPRRGGSMKRPTEGSKISRLFSGNKEIVEVGDEDEQGANVSVRRPVKPAPKKPGDLTPGQNVVGKVVDSVPNLKDDPSFTRKTPDKKRSRNFEQEEANQRAKPGVNPTTSFPGERKQSWKHEQEPANQRAPPAARPPGMVYSSEAERMAAAWEKEKLAKIKEQYNETMETIAEWETEKKAKARRQKEPKEGDSERKRAKALEEYNDEMKRISKVAAASRMSAEDKKRNAEGKVWEKAAKIRSTGKLPRSCGCF, encoded by the exons ATGGACGGTGGAATGAGACAATCGAG GGTCCGGTTTTCTGGCGTGGGGCAGGAAGATCAGGGCAGCGGGCAGGCCATGGCAATGCCACCACAGCGACAGCGAGGCACGCCTTTTGGAAGAG GTGAAGAATACGATGCCGCGTACGCAgcaacggcggcggcagtggcataTGCTATTGCTGCAATGGAGGAAGAGAAGTTGCCATCCCAACAGAAGCCTATCCCGGAAAAAACAGCATCTCGGCAGAAGCGTGTAACAGTTCATGAGCCCACAGCCGCCCCACCTCCGAGATCACCACCCAGGAGAGGTGGAAGCATGAAAAGGCCGACTGAAGGAAGCAAAATCTCAAGATTGTTTAGCGGTAACAAAGAAATCGTTGAAGTTGGCGACGAAGACGAACAAGGAG CAAATGTGTCGGTGAGGAGGCCGGTGAAACCGGCGCCAAAGAAGCCAGGAGATCTAACTCCAGGCCAGAACGTGGTAGGGAAGGTGGTCGACTCCGTCCCGAACCTGAAGGACGATCCAAGTTTCACGAGGAAAACACCGGACAAGAAGAGGAGCAGAAACTTTGAGCAGGAGGAGGCAAATCAGAGGGCGAAACCCGGGGTTAACCCGACAACCTCGTTTCCAGGAGAGAGGAAACAGAGCTGGAAGCACGAGCAGGAACCAGCGAATCAGAGGGCACCACCGGCAGCCAGGCCTCCAGGAATGGTTTATTCCAGCGAGGCGGAGAGGATGGCGGCTGCGTGGGAGAAGGAGAAGCTGGCTAAGATCAAGGAGCA GTATAACGAGACGATGGAAACCATAGCCGAATGGGAGactgagaagaaggccaaggccaggCGCCAGAAGGAGCCCAAAGAG GGGGATTCAGAGAGGAAGCGAGCAAAGGCGCTGGAGGAGTACAACGACGAGATGAAGCGGATCAGCAAGGTGGCCGCCGCGTCGAGGATGTCGGCAGAGGACAAGAAAAGGAACGCCGAGGGCAAAGTCTGGGAGAAGGCGGCCAAAATCCGGTCGACGGGGAAGCTCCCACGGTCCTGTGGCTGCTTCTGA